The following are encoded in a window of Legionella geestiana genomic DNA:
- the gspH gene encoding type II secretion system minor pseudopilin GspH — translation MRPPERGFTLIEILVVVLILGITLGFAVLSFGDFGAARRVVMQAEQFANALRLVEQRAILETRTLGVRLNNRAWQVLTFDPVKGWQPGPRNNFFREHIFSGNTLVSVQKALNAEPSKPRIIFLPTGNITPFLINFGLAEQPPIASVEGKANGTILLHAIRGGA, via the coding sequence ATGCGTCCTCCTGAGCGAGGCTTTACCCTCATTGAAATCCTTGTGGTGGTGCTGATTCTTGGCATCACCTTAGGCTTTGCTGTACTCTCTTTTGGTGATTTTGGCGCGGCACGCAGGGTTGTCATGCAGGCAGAGCAGTTTGCCAATGCCCTTCGTCTCGTTGAACAGCGTGCCATTCTTGAAACCCGCACCCTCGGTGTGCGCCTCAATAACCGTGCCTGGCAGGTGCTGACTTTCGACCCCGTTAAAGGCTGGCAGCCAGGACCTCGCAATAACTTTTTCAGGGAGCATATTTTCAGCGGCAACACGCTTGTTTCAGTGCAAAAAGCCTTAAATGCCGAGCCGTCAAAACCGCGTATTATTTTTTTGCCAACCGGCAATATTACGCCCTTTCTCATCAACTTTGGTCTGGCAGAACAACCCCCCATTGCAAGCGTTGAAGGCAAGGCGAACGGCACCATTTTGCTGCATGCCATCAGGGGAGGCGCATGA
- a CDS encoding peptidoglycan DD-metalloendopeptidase family protein: MNLLRYVALTGFAVFVSGCGQRGAPAPVEELSWRPWSVNQTTHTVRRGETLYAIAFRYERDYHALARLNGLRPPFALHPGQVLRLNVPRVAPRGVSTTYRPVSRPSVQRRPSTPAPARPSNVARQTPVARMPVMGGGSWIWPAQGRLAATFAPEAGRKGIDIAGKKGDRIVAASSGIVAYAGSGLAGYGNLVIIRHNNQFLTAYANNARNLVKEGQSIKAGQVIAEMGVMDRRYWGVHFEIRRYGQPVNPLGYLRRLPASG, from the coding sequence ATGAATCTGCTTCGATATGTGGCACTGACAGGGTTTGCAGTCTTTGTGAGCGGGTGTGGGCAGCGCGGTGCGCCAGCGCCCGTTGAAGAGCTTTCCTGGCGTCCGTGGAGTGTTAATCAGACCACTCACACGGTACGGCGCGGCGAAACGCTTTACGCCATTGCGTTTCGTTATGAGAGGGATTATCACGCACTGGCGCGTCTTAATGGCTTGAGGCCGCCTTTTGCGCTGCATCCGGGACAGGTGCTGCGTTTGAACGTGCCACGTGTGGCACCGCGCGGTGTCTCGACAACTTATAGACCTGTCTCACGACCTTCTGTGCAAAGACGTCCTTCAACGCCAGCGCCTGCACGGCCCTCGAATGTTGCACGTCAGACTCCAGTGGCTCGCATGCCCGTGATGGGTGGAGGCAGCTGGATATGGCCGGCTCAGGGTCGCCTCGCTGCAACATTTGCGCCCGAAGCCGGCAGAAAAGGCATAGATATTGCTGGTAAAAAAGGTGACAGGATTGTTGCGGCGTCTTCCGGGATCGTTGCATATGCCGGAAGCGGGCTTGCAGGCTATGGCAACCTCGTTATTATCCGTCACAACAACCAGTTTTTAACGGCGTATGCCAATAATGCTCGAAATCTGGTCAAGGAAGGGCAGAGCATTAAAGCTGGACAGGTAATTGCCGAAATGGGTGTTATGGACAGGCGTTACTGGGGTGTACACTTTGAAATCCGGCGTTATGGTCAGCCGGTCAATCCGCTGGGGTATCTGCGCCGTTTGCCTGCCAGTGGATAA
- the lspJ gene encoding GspJ family T2SS minor pseudopilin variant LspJ: MNKSHENGFTLLEILIALTVFAILATITSSLLFNAFSSRERVERQANRLLTLQMASTLVGRDIQQIAERTIRGNEMHTFPALIGRNRYLEFTREGLPNPEFAELRSTLQRVALVCENDRLIRRTWPVLDTPKREVFEDRILIDGLSACIFSYLDKSRQFLPEWRANLGGGNGNTGGTLPLGIKLKLTLSDWGELELLFSIPETLYDKI, from the coding sequence ATGAATAAATCGCATGAAAATGGCTTCACTCTGCTAGAAATTTTAATCGCATTGACGGTTTTTGCGATTCTTGCAACCATCACATCCTCCCTCCTCTTTAACGCGTTTAGTTCGCGAGAGCGCGTGGAGCGACAGGCCAATCGCCTCCTCACGCTGCAAATGGCTTCAACCCTTGTCGGGCGTGATATCCAGCAGATTGCCGAACGTACCATTCGCGGCAATGAAATGCATACGTTTCCGGCACTGATTGGTCGAAACCGTTATCTGGAATTTACCCGTGAAGGACTGCCCAATCCGGAATTTGCCGAACTGCGTTCTACGTTGCAGCGTGTGGCGCTCGTTTGCGAGAACGACCGGCTCATACGCCGGACATGGCCCGTTCTCGATACTCCAAAGCGCGAGGTTTTTGAAGACCGGATTCTGATTGATGGCTTGAGTGCCTGTATTTTCTCCTATCTCGATAAAAGCCGCCAGTTTCTCCCTGAATGGCGCGCCAATCTTGGTGGCGGTAACGGCAATACAGGCGGCACCCTTCCACTCGGGATTAAACTCAAACTGACGCTTTCAGACTGGGGAGAGCTTGAGCTGCTGTTTAGTATACCGGAGACGCTTTATGACAAAATCTGA
- the rpoS gene encoding RNA polymerase sigma factor RpoS, giving the protein MHADKESKRSDAPSADEVDEMPEDDVLDCTDEAESDEPIISEDPVETPEEEEHFAAGAADRHFARSLDATQIYLGEIGFSPLLSAEEEVYFARLALKGDEAARKRMIESNLRLVVKISRRYLNRGLPLLDLIEEGNLGLMKSVEKFDPNRGFRFSTYATWWIRQTIERAIMNQTRTIRLPIHVVKELNVYLRAARQLTQKLDHEPSAEEIAEMLDKPIEDVQKLLGLNDKVASVDTPIGFDENKSLLDTIADENALNPAELLTNEDLRGHIEMLLDQLTENQQEVIARRFGLRNFERATLEDVGREIGLTRERVRQIQVEALRALRALLEGVGLTQEDLF; this is encoded by the coding sequence ATGCATGCAGACAAGGAATCAAAACGATCGGATGCGCCTTCTGCTGACGAAGTGGATGAAATGCCGGAAGACGATGTGCTTGACTGTACGGATGAAGCTGAATCCGATGAACCCATTATCTCGGAAGACCCGGTTGAGACTCCCGAGGAGGAGGAACATTTTGCCGCAGGTGCTGCCGACAGGCATTTCGCGCGATCGCTTGATGCGACGCAGATTTATCTTGGCGAGATAGGTTTCTCTCCTCTCTTGAGCGCGGAAGAAGAAGTCTATTTTGCGCGTCTCGCGTTAAAGGGTGATGAGGCTGCCAGAAAGCGCATGATTGAATCTAACCTTCGCCTTGTGGTTAAAATTTCACGCCGCTACCTCAATCGTGGTCTGCCACTTCTCGATCTTATCGAAGAAGGCAACCTGGGTCTTATGAAATCTGTGGAAAAGTTCGACCCGAACCGTGGCTTTCGTTTTTCCACCTATGCCACATGGTGGATTCGCCAGACCATCGAACGCGCCATCATGAATCAGACACGCACCATCCGCTTGCCGATTCATGTAGTTAAAGAGCTGAACGTGTACCTGCGTGCCGCACGCCAGCTGACGCAGAAGCTCGATCATGAACCTTCAGCTGAAGAAATTGCAGAGATGCTTGATAAGCCCATTGAGGACGTGCAAAAACTTCTCGGCCTTAACGACAAGGTGGCCTCAGTGGATACGCCGATTGGTTTTGATGAAAACAAATCGCTGCTTGATACTATTGCCGATGAAAATGCACTGAATCCTGCGGAACTACTGACAAATGAAGACTTGCGTGGGCATATCGAAATGCTCCTTGATCAGCTGACGGAAAATCAGCAGGAAGTCATTGCCCGACGCTTTGGGCTGCGCAATTTCGAGCGTGCCACACTGGAAGATGTCGGGCGCGAAATCGGTCTGACACGCGAGCGTGTGCGTCAAATTCAGGTTGAAGCTCTGCGCGCGCTTCGTGCACTGCTTGAGGGGGTAGGCTTGACGCAGGAAGATTTGTTTTAA
- a CDS encoding YqaA family protein → MKIFAWMYDKTLDWSRHRHAPWYLAGVSFAESSFFPIPPDVMLLTMGMAVPRQSLRYAFLATLFSVMGGVFGYLIGHFAIEWVEPLIKASWMRDKYEYAAQWFSNSGVWVVILAAFTPLPYKLFTITAGALHMPLLPFIAGSIIGRGARFFLVSGLMYVGGERLHNNLRHRIEVIGWATLALAVIIAVIARWV, encoded by the coding sequence ATGAAAATTTTCGCATGGATGTATGATAAAACTCTCGACTGGTCACGCCACCGGCATGCACCCTGGTACCTCGCTGGCGTGTCGTTTGCGGAGTCGTCTTTTTTTCCCATTCCGCCGGATGTGATGCTCCTGACGATGGGAATGGCGGTACCGAGACAGTCCCTGCGCTATGCGTTTCTTGCAACCCTCTTTTCTGTCATGGGGGGGGTGTTTGGTTATCTCATCGGGCATTTTGCCATTGAATGGGTAGAGCCACTGATTAAAGCTTCCTGGATGCGTGATAAATATGAGTATGCCGCGCAGTGGTTTAGCAATAGCGGCGTATGGGTGGTCATTCTTGCCGCTTTCACCCCTTTGCCTTATAAGCTCTTTACGATTACCGCAGGTGCGCTGCACATGCCGCTTCTGCCGTTTATAGCAGGCTCCATCATTGGCCGGGGCGCGCGGTTTTTTCTGGTTTCGGGTCTGATGTATGTTGGAGGAGAGCGGTTGCACAATAATCTGCGCCACCGCATAGAGGTGATTGGCTGGGCAACACTGGCCCTTGCCGTCATTATTGCCGTGATTGCTCGATGGGTATGA
- the surE gene encoding 5'/3'-nucleotidase SurE yields the protein MRILVSNDDGVTAPGIRALASELATIAETVVVAPDRNRSGASNSLTLTRPLRVRQMDNGYYSVEGTPTDCVHLGLTGFLDPVADMVVSGINDGANLGDDILYSGTVAAAMEGRYLGLPAIAFSMVGDNIQHYDTAAAIARHLVMKLHTHRLPSQTILNVNVPDLPLDKIAGMQVTRLGTRHGAEPIIKEYDPRGRPIYWVGPPGSEADAGPGTDFFAINQRCVSITPLHLDMTHYKLFEHLSHWLDGINLSA from the coding sequence ATGAGAATACTGGTCAGTAACGATGACGGAGTGACAGCGCCTGGTATTCGCGCGCTGGCCTCAGAACTTGCCACTATCGCCGAGACAGTTGTGGTCGCGCCCGACAGAAATCGAAGCGGGGCAAGTAACTCGCTTACGCTCACGCGCCCCTTGCGGGTACGCCAGATGGATAATGGCTATTATAGCGTTGAGGGCACGCCGACCGATTGCGTCCACCTCGGCTTAACCGGTTTTCTCGACCCGGTTGCAGATATGGTGGTTTCAGGCATTAACGATGGCGCCAATCTTGGGGATGATATTCTTTACTCAGGAACTGTAGCGGCTGCCATGGAAGGCCGCTATCTGGGGCTTCCGGCCATCGCGTTTTCGATGGTGGGCGATAATATTCAGCATTACGATACAGCTGCGGCGATTGCCCGCCATCTTGTGATGAAACTGCACACACACCGATTGCCGTCCCAGACCATCCTGAATGTTAATGTGCCGGATTTGCCGCTCGACAAAATTGCCGGCATGCAGGTGACCCGCCTCGGTACACGTCACGGTGCAGAGCCTATTATCAAGGAATATGACCCGCGCGGGCGTCCCATTTACTGGGTGGGGCCACCCGGTTCTGAAGCAGATGCTGGCCCTGGTACGGATTTTTTTGCCATCAATCAGCGTTGCGTCTCGATTACACCGCTCCATCTTGACATGACGCATTATAAGCTTTTTGAACATTTATCCCATTGGCTTGACGGAATTAACCTGAGCGCATGA
- a CDS encoding SDR family NAD(P)-dependent oxidoreductase gives MDFFKMLFSGKTVFLTGASSGIGEACARHFAAIGARLILCARRLSRLESLAATLQTLHKTETLVLQLDVRDREAVRRVVTNLPPEWQSIDLLINNAGLALGKEPLQVGDITQWETMIDTNIKGLLYVTRALLPGMLEKKRGHIINVGSIAGQECYPHGNVYAATKHAVRAITKSLRLDLLGTPIRVSEIAPGAVETEFSTVRWNDAERARAFYSEFTPLSADDIAETAVWMATRPAHVNIAEVTILPTAQASANHLHRG, from the coding sequence ATGGATTTTTTTAAAATGCTTTTTTCTGGAAAAACTGTTTTTTTAACCGGTGCATCAAGCGGTATTGGTGAAGCCTGCGCAAGACACTTTGCCGCCATCGGTGCACGCCTCATTCTTTGTGCAAGACGGCTCTCGCGCCTTGAATCACTGGCGGCAACGCTGCAAACACTGCACAAGACCGAGACACTTGTTCTGCAGCTCGATGTGCGCGACAGGGAAGCCGTTCGGCGCGTTGTAACAAACCTTCCCCCTGAATGGCAAAGCATTGACCTTCTCATTAACAATGCGGGACTGGCACTTGGCAAAGAGCCGCTGCAGGTGGGCGATATTACTCAGTGGGAAACGATGATTGACACCAACATCAAAGGCCTGCTCTACGTCACCCGCGCCCTGCTTCCAGGGATGCTCGAAAAAAAACGCGGCCACATTATTAATGTCGGCTCCATAGCCGGCCAGGAATGCTACCCGCACGGTAACGTGTACGCGGCCACCAAGCACGCCGTACGCGCCATCACCAAATCCCTGCGCCTCGACCTGCTCGGCACCCCGATTCGCGTGAGCGAAATAGCACCCGGTGCGGTAGAAACGGAATTTTCCACCGTTCGCTGGAACGATGCCGAACGCGCCCGTGCGTTTTATAGCGAATTCACGCCTCTCAGTGCTGACGATATCGCAGAAACGGCCGTATGGATGGCCACCCGTCCGGCGCACGTGAATATTGCTGAAGTAACCATCCTCCCTACGGCACAGGCATCGGCGAATCATTTGCACCGTGGGTGA
- the pip gene encoding prolyl aminopeptidase codes for MPDRRNLNTLYPKLSPNREQMLTVSTLHSIYVASYGNTLGIPVITLHGGPGAGTTPDFARFFDPKIYHIIVTDQRGAGKSTPHGEMRENTTQDLIADMEKIRTLFNIDKWVVFGGSWGSSLALLYAEAHPGRVSGLLLRGIFLVREDDISAFVRDNSPAALLKAREWQAFKKELDALIAASGLPLSTAADKIYHIVYKLLQHPDTAVQKAAASAIARWEKRNSYLEVDASELEWGDSPDGVNMGLTEATYFEHGCFLRHNQILEDIEKIKDIPVYIVHGLYDIVCPGYMADELEDALLAVNTDQSLVVRMSPLSGHSQWEPETTKALVTAAKALAKRLQDTEQDKRNVERTALD; via the coding sequence ATGCCAGATAGACGCAATTTAAACACGCTCTACCCCAAGCTGTCTCCTAACCGTGAACAAATGCTAACAGTCAGCACGCTGCACAGCATTTACGTGGCCAGCTATGGCAACACACTCGGTATTCCGGTTATCACCCTGCATGGCGGGCCAGGCGCCGGTACCACCCCGGATTTTGCGCGTTTTTTTGACCCTAAAATATACCATATTATCGTGACCGATCAGCGCGGTGCCGGAAAATCCACCCCACATGGAGAAATGCGTGAAAACACCACGCAGGATTTGATTGCCGATATGGAAAAAATCCGAACACTCTTTAACATTGATAAATGGGTAGTGTTTGGGGGCTCATGGGGCTCTTCACTGGCGCTTTTGTACGCTGAAGCGCATCCAGGGCGAGTCTCAGGGCTACTCTTGCGCGGCATTTTTCTGGTGCGTGAGGATGATATCAGTGCGTTTGTACGCGATAACAGCCCTGCCGCACTTCTGAAGGCACGTGAGTGGCAGGCGTTTAAAAAAGAGCTTGATGCATTGATTGCGGCAAGCGGCCTGCCCCTTTCGACAGCTGCTGATAAAATATATCACATCGTATATAAACTCCTGCAACATCCCGATACCGCTGTCCAAAAGGCCGCAGCGAGCGCTATTGCACGCTGGGAAAAACGTAATTCCTACCTTGAAGTAGATGCCTCAGAGCTTGAATGGGGGGATTCGCCGGATGGCGTTAACATGGGATTAACGGAAGCCACCTACTTTGAGCATGGCTGTTTTTTGCGTCACAATCAAATTCTTGAAGATATAGAAAAAATTAAAGACATCCCTGTTTACATTGTCCATGGTCTTTATGACATTGTCTGCCCGGGTTATATGGCCGATGAACTTGAAGATGCGCTTTTAGCTGTCAATACCGACCAAAGCCTTGTTGTACGCATGAGCCCGCTTTCGGGCCATTCTCAATGGGAACCAGAAACCACTAAGGCACTGGTAACTGCCGCAAAAGCGCTCGCGAAGCGCTTGCAGGATACCGAACAGGACAAACGGAATGTCGAACGAACTGCTCTGGATTAG
- the gspK gene encoding type II secretion system minor pseudopilin GspK — MTKSEARGSALLSALFIMTLVAIVATGMSVRLQSDIVRTSLIIDTDRLMVASDAVLFWAMDLLENRKERFPVAGSDGVVAQFPTRLSGLCPGITIEGRLIDLQARFNLNNLLDNKYRAIFWRLLTIQLPGVPANTRQTMALALIDWQSLYDPERGLTALDNYYLSLSPPYQAAHQALHSISELRLVSGVSQALIRTLSPEISALAGTSLPININTASAKMLQALGFKENAVNELLQKRGKTGISKLQTVEPLFRKNNISTALITLQSAWFMSVAKVRLGDREVVRFVIYERALDRKRGVTARVVSAGFNTL; from the coding sequence ATGACAAAATCTGAAGCGCGCGGCAGCGCTCTTCTATCAGCCCTCTTCATCATGACCCTCGTAGCGATTGTGGCAACCGGCATGAGTGTTCGGCTTCAGAGTGACATTGTACGCACGAGCCTCATTATCGATACCGACCGGCTGATGGTTGCCTCCGATGCCGTTCTGTTCTGGGCCATGGATTTGCTGGAAAACCGTAAAGAGCGTTTTCCAGTAGCAGGCTCTGATGGCGTGGTGGCACAGTTTCCAACCCGCCTGAGCGGCCTTTGTCCAGGCATTACTATTGAGGGCAGGCTGATTGATTTACAGGCTCGATTTAACCTTAATAATTTGTTAGATAACAAGTATCGCGCGATATTCTGGCGCCTGCTCACGATTCAGCTGCCAGGCGTTCCCGCCAATACGCGCCAGACTATGGCTCTCGCCCTTATTGACTGGCAAAGCCTCTATGATCCCGAGCGCGGCCTGACAGCCCTTGATAACTATTATCTGAGCCTGAGTCCGCCTTATCAGGCAGCGCACCAGGCATTACACAGTATTTCTGAACTGCGGCTGGTTTCCGGGGTGTCTCAAGCGCTCATACGTACGCTATCGCCTGAAATCAGCGCACTGGCGGGCACATCGCTGCCCATCAATATCAACACCGCATCGGCAAAAATGCTCCAGGCTTTAGGTTTTAAGGAAAACGCTGTCAACGAATTGCTGCAAAAACGTGGCAAAACCGGTATTTCTAAATTACAAACCGTTGAACCCCTGTTTAGAAAAAATAACATTTCCACGGCTCTGATTACGCTTCAAAGCGCGTGGTTCATGAGTGTGGCAAAAGTACGCCTTGGCGACAGAGAAGTGGTTCGCTTTGTGATTTATGAACGCGCGCTCGATAGAAAGCGCGGCGTGACTGCACGTGTGGTATCGGCGGGGTTTAATACGCTTTAA
- a CDS encoding aromatic amino acid transport family protein — translation MISNAAELCEQTKTLARAPSDAADSLWVCGLFGTAIGAGTLFLPINAGLSGFWPLIFVSLLAFPMTHFSHRALCRFVLSGSNTSRDITDVSREHFGPMAGNLLTWLYFLSIYPILLMYSVAITNTTSSFMAHQLNMTPPPRELLALLLVGALMAVVRMGENVIVRVMRMLVYPFILVLLALAVWLIPEWNGAVFTEARALTDTATWSSLWLTLPVMVFAFNHSPVISAFAKSQKTADALQADTNASRILRKSHLLMVLTVLFFVFSCVFSLSPNDLLEAKAQNISILSYLANHFDTPFISVLAPCIAFIAIAKSFFGHYLGAREGIEGILQQALARKPANLFRRRCAIDAFMLVSCWAVATLNPGILSMIESLGGPIIALLLFLMPMYAFTRIPALKKYRSRFSDSFTIIIGLLAVSAILYGFF, via the coding sequence ATGATTTCAAATGCTGCCGAGTTGTGTGAGCAGACAAAAACGCTCGCGCGCGCCCCTTCAGACGCTGCTGACAGTTTATGGGTATGCGGCCTCTTCGGTACTGCCATCGGTGCCGGAACGCTTTTTCTACCTATTAACGCGGGCTTAAGTGGTTTCTGGCCACTGATTTTTGTCAGTCTTCTTGCTTTTCCAATGACCCATTTTTCGCACCGTGCACTCTGCCGCTTTGTGCTCTCAGGCAGTAATACAAGCCGCGACATCACGGATGTCAGCCGCGAACATTTTGGGCCAATGGCCGGCAACCTTTTGACCTGGCTGTATTTTCTCTCGATTTATCCCATACTCCTCATGTACAGTGTCGCGATTACCAACACCACAAGCAGTTTCATGGCGCATCAGCTCAACATGACCCCGCCGCCCCGTGAGCTGCTGGCGCTCTTACTGGTCGGCGCGTTAATGGCGGTTGTGCGTATGGGTGAGAATGTTATCGTTCGCGTCATGCGCATGCTGGTCTATCCCTTTATACTCGTACTGTTGGCGCTCGCTGTCTGGCTGATTCCAGAGTGGAATGGTGCGGTTTTTACTGAAGCTCGCGCGCTCACGGATACGGCGACCTGGTCAAGCCTGTGGCTCACCCTGCCGGTAATGGTTTTTGCGTTTAACCACTCGCCCGTGATTTCAGCATTTGCAAAAAGTCAGAAAACCGCCGATGCGCTTCAAGCCGACACGAATGCCAGTCGAATTCTTCGCAAAAGCCATCTGCTAATGGTGCTAACCGTGCTGTTTTTTGTCTTCAGCTGTGTGTTCAGCCTCTCACCAAACGACCTTCTGGAGGCTAAAGCACAGAATATCTCGATTCTTTCCTACCTTGCCAATCATTTTGATACCCCCTTTATCAGCGTTCTGGCACCCTGTATCGCTTTTATTGCAATTGCCAAATCGTTTTTTGGGCATTATCTTGGTGCACGTGAGGGGATAGAGGGCATTCTGCAGCAGGCGCTTGCGAGAAAGCCCGCGAATCTTTTCAGGCGAAGATGCGCTATTGATGCCTTCATGCTTGTGAGCTGCTGGGCCGTAGCTACTTTAAACCCCGGCATTCTCTCAATGATTGAAAGCCTTGGTGGCCCGATTATCGCGCTCCTGCTGTTTTTAATGCCGATGTATGCGTTTACCCGCATTCCAGCACTTAAGAAGTATCGTTCGCGTTTTTCTGATTCATTTACGATTATTATTGGTTTATTGGCAGTTTCAGCCATTCTTTATGGATTTTTTTAA
- a CDS encoding NAD-dependent malic enzyme: MLDFKVVRDPVTGERFMETAVSGKPLLTTPQLNKGTAFTVDERLSYGLLGKLPHRVESLDEQVKRAYLQYSSYTTRLQQNIYLNNLHDTNQVLFYKLLSRNLAEMLPTVYTPIVGTAVKRFSHEYRRPRGLYIAHTDKNHLDEIFANRTNPDIDLIVVTDGEGVLGIGDQGIGGMDIPVAKLMVYTLCGGIEPTRTLPIFLDAGTNNQELLNDPMYLGCRHPRISTPDYDAFVKAFVDAVRRHFPRAFLHWEDFGRGNARRILDQYQDTLCTFNDDIQGTGAVTLAALLAACKITGMPLEQHRIVVFGAGSAGTGISDQIVDALVRQGLSKEEAHARFWLIDRQGLLVDTSTELTDAQRPYARHSDDIKDWALQGRPYPTLTDTIRQVKPTILIGCSAQTGAFSQDIIETMSAHCERPIIFPLSNPDEKCEAKPADILTWSNGQALIATGTAFEDVEYQNRLIRIAQCNNALVFPGIGLGILAVHAMRLTKEMILVAAEALSSFSPAHKGPFLPLLPSLDDAPQVARHIAFAVAQKAIEQGLAATLPEGDLMEVINGLFWEPHYLPFRKP, from the coding sequence ATGCTCGATTTTAAGGTCGTCCGCGACCCTGTCACCGGTGAACGTTTTATGGAGACGGCTGTCAGTGGCAAGCCACTTTTGACGACTCCTCAACTGAACAAAGGAACCGCGTTTACTGTTGACGAACGTCTGAGCTATGGGTTGCTTGGAAAACTGCCGCACCGGGTTGAAAGTCTTGATGAACAGGTTAAGCGCGCTTACCTGCAATACTCAAGCTACACTACACGTCTGCAGCAGAATATCTACCTTAACAACCTTCACGATACCAATCAGGTGCTTTTTTACAAACTGCTAAGCCGCAACCTCGCGGAAATGCTCCCAACGGTTTATACCCCAATCGTGGGTACTGCCGTCAAACGCTTCAGCCACGAATATCGCCGCCCGCGCGGACTTTATATCGCGCACACGGATAAGAATCATCTGGATGAAATTTTTGCCAACCGCACTAATCCTGATATAGATTTGATTGTGGTTACTGATGGCGAGGGGGTGCTCGGGATTGGCGACCAGGGCATTGGCGGGATGGATATACCCGTTGCAAAGCTGATGGTTTACACCCTCTGCGGTGGTATCGAACCGACCCGTACCCTGCCGATTTTTCTGGACGCCGGCACCAACAACCAGGAGCTTTTGAACGATCCCATGTATCTTGGCTGCCGTCATCCGCGCATCAGCACACCCGATTATGACGCATTTGTAAAAGCCTTTGTCGATGCAGTGCGCCGCCATTTTCCCCGCGCATTTCTTCACTGGGAAGACTTCGGTCGCGGAAATGCCCGCCGCATTCTTGACCAGTATCAGGACACACTCTGCACTTTTAACGATGATATCCAGGGTACTGGCGCAGTTACTCTTGCCGCCCTGCTTGCCGCATGCAAAATCACCGGCATGCCACTCGAACAGCACCGTATAGTTGTTTTCGGTGCAGGCTCTGCCGGAACCGGCATCAGCGACCAGATTGTCGATGCGCTGGTGCGCCAGGGTTTGAGTAAGGAGGAGGCGCACGCGCGATTCTGGCTGATTGACCGCCAGGGACTGCTCGTTGACACCAGCACGGAACTTACTGATGCGCAGCGCCCCTACGCACGCCACTCGGATGACATCAAAGACTGGGCGCTCCAGGGACGTCCGTACCCGACACTCACCGATACCATCCGTCAGGTAAAACCCACCATTCTCATCGGCTGTTCAGCGCAGACGGGTGCATTTTCACAGGACATTATCGAAACCATGAGTGCTCATTGCGAGCGCCCCATCATTTTCCCGCTGTCAAATCCAGATGAAAAATGCGAAGCAAAACCGGCTGATATTCTGACCTGGAGCAATGGTCAGGCGCTCATTGCCACCGGCACCGCTTTTGAGGATGTGGAATACCAAAATCGCCTGATACGCATTGCGCAGTGCAATAACGCGCTGGTGTTCCCGGGCATTGGGCTTGGGATTCTTGCCGTGCATGCGATGCGCCTCACCAAAGAGATGATACTCGTGGCGGCTGAAGCACTGAGCAGTTTTTCCCCGGCGCACAAGGGACCTTTCCTGCCATTGCTGCCCTCTCTCGATGATGCGCCGCAGGTAGCGCGCCATATTGCCTTTGCAGTCGCACAAAAGGCCATTGAGCAGGGGCTTGCTGCAACGCTGCCCGAAGGCGACCTGATGGAAGTCATCAACGGTCTTTTCTGGGAGCCGCACTACCTGCCATTTCGTAAACCCTGA
- the gspI gene encoding type II secretion system minor pseudopilin GspI: protein MKSRGFTLIEVLLALVIIAIAFTALIKATGTDIAGTRKIRDRTIAHLTAMQGVQMIQLGLVNPTSTEEITELTTLLGERWYWRVQQKPTDIKTMRQLSIRTSQNVAGPFGNALCAFRHTHE from the coding sequence ATGAAATCACGTGGATTTACCCTGATTGAAGTACTGCTTGCTCTGGTGATTATTGCCATTGCCTTTACCGCCCTCATTAAGGCGACAGGCACGGATATCGCGGGAACCCGCAAGATACGTGACAGAACCATCGCGCACCTGACCGCCATGCAGGGTGTACAGATGATACAGCTTGGACTCGTAAACCCAACTTCAACGGAAGAAATTACCGAATTGACCACCCTTCTTGGTGAACGCTGGTACTGGCGCGTGCAACAAAAACCTACGGATATCAAAACCATGCGCCAGCTCAGTATCCGTACCAGCCAGAACGTGGCAGGCCCTTTTGGGAATGCTCTGTGCGCTTTTCGGCATACTCATGAATAA